The following are encoded together in the Malaya genurostris strain Urasoe2022 chromosome 3, Malgen_1.1, whole genome shotgun sequence genome:
- the LOC131438428 gene encoding neuroserpin-like isoform X2 produces the protein MFIKIIVPFLLALTPLVTGADGPDFSYGDAQFSTEYFRAAYNASGNCVISPISIRLAMAAFYQVAGVATEESIQRTFYLPVLKSLASDNAASLFEEISTNDQLKVAFKVLKNQQPLADDFIAVLDKVFKISPENFVEKSSVLTAVNSLASMVSSERKRNFLNEDELSSNVDMVLFNAVALRVTWAERFSVAKTNRQMFAFRNGAREVDMMHETMEVLYKSDDDDGDYHAVQIPFSEDSDLTMWIMVPRESSNFLSLVNSLSADLLEDMETTAIPKTVDLSLPRFEIRTNHVTTKVIEKLGRGQLFTDRDFNIFKGRKSGLGELVQSTLLKLDERGTHSAAAASSVSPASQNRARNVKFVANLPFVFIVKKISSDTIIFIGHYSNYS, from the exons ATGTTCATTAAAATTATTGTTCCATTTCTATTGGCCCTCACTCCGCTCGTAACCGGTGCCGATGGTCCCGATTTTAGCTATGGCGATGCCCAATTCTCTACGGAATACTTCCGAGCAGCATACAACGCATCCGGGAACTGTGTAATCTCACCAATTTCGATACGACTAGCAATGGCCGCTTTTTACCAAGTGGCCGGAGTAGCCACGGAAGAATCGATTCAGCGAACATTTTATCTGCCAGTATTGAAATCTTTGGCCAGCGATaatgctgccagtttatttgaaGAAATTAGTACCAATGACCAGCTGAAGGTGGCATTCAAAGTTCTCAAGAACCAACAACCTCTAGCGGACGATTTCATTGCAGTCTTGGATAAGGTATTCAAGATTTCACCGGAAAATTTTGTGGAAAAATCATCGGTTTTGACTGCCGTCAACAGTTTAGCCAGTATGGTTTCTAGTGAACGCAAACGGAACTTCCTTAATGAAGATGAACTGAGTTCCAACGTTGACATGGTTCTGTTCAATGCAGTTGCCTTGAGAGTTACGTGGGCGGAGCGGTTTTCCGTGGCCAAAACTAATCGGCAGATGTTCGCCTTCCGGAATGGGGCAAGGGAAGTAGACATGATGCACGAAACCATGGAGGTTTTGTACAAGTCCGACGACGACGATGGCGACTACCACGCCGTTCAGATCCCGTTCAGTGAGGACAGTGACTTGACCATGTGGATTATGGTGCCTCGAGAATCGAGTAACTTCTTGTCGTTGGTGAATTCGCTTTCCGCCGATTTGCTGGAAGACATGGAAACCACGGCGATTCCCAAGACTGTTGATTTGTCCTTGCCCCGGTTTGAAATCCGGACCAATCACGTGACGACGAAAGTTATTGAAAAACTGGGCCGCGGTCAATTGTTTACGGATAGAgattttaacattttcaaagGCAGAAAATCCGGTCTTGGTGAGCTGGTGCAAAGTACGTTGCTGAAGTTGGACGAAAGAGGAACTCATTCAGCAGCTGCGGCTTCTTCGGTCTCTC CTGCTTCGCAGAATCGTGCCAGGAATGTCAAATTTGTTGCAAATCTACCGTTCGTTTTCATCGTTAAAAAGATTTCATCCGATACGATCATTTTTATTGGTCACTATTCGAACTACAGTTag
- the LOC131438428 gene encoding neuroserpin-like isoform X1: MFIKIIVPFLLALTPLVTGADGPDFSYGDAQFSTEYFRAAYNASGNCVISPISIRLAMAAFYQVAGVATEESIQRTFYLPVLKSLASDNAASLFEEISTNDQLKVAFKVLKNQQPLADDFIAVLDKVFKISPENFVEKSSVLTAVNSLASMVSSERKRNFLNEDELSSNVDMVLFNAVALRVTWAERFSVAKTNRQMFAFRNGAREVDMMHETMEVLYKSDDDDGDYHAVQIPFSEDSDLTMWIMVPRESSNFLSLVNSLSADLLEDMETTAIPKTVDLSLPRFEIRTNHVTTKVIEKLGRGQLFTDRDFNIFKGRKSGLGELVQSTLLKLDERGTHSAAAASSVSPAASQNRARNVKFVANLPFVFIVKKISSDTIIFIGHYSNYS; this comes from the exons ATGTTCATTAAAATTATTGTTCCATTTCTATTGGCCCTCACTCCGCTCGTAACCGGTGCCGATGGTCCCGATTTTAGCTATGGCGATGCCCAATTCTCTACGGAATACTTCCGAGCAGCATACAACGCATCCGGGAACTGTGTAATCTCACCAATTTCGATACGACTAGCAATGGCCGCTTTTTACCAAGTGGCCGGAGTAGCCACGGAAGAATCGATTCAGCGAACATTTTATCTGCCAGTATTGAAATCTTTGGCCAGCGATaatgctgccagtttatttgaaGAAATTAGTACCAATGACCAGCTGAAGGTGGCATTCAAAGTTCTCAAGAACCAACAACCTCTAGCGGACGATTTCATTGCAGTCTTGGATAAGGTATTCAAGATTTCACCGGAAAATTTTGTGGAAAAATCATCGGTTTTGACTGCCGTCAACAGTTTAGCCAGTATGGTTTCTAGTGAACGCAAACGGAACTTCCTTAATGAAGATGAACTGAGTTCCAACGTTGACATGGTTCTGTTCAATGCAGTTGCCTTGAGAGTTACGTGGGCGGAGCGGTTTTCCGTGGCCAAAACTAATCGGCAGATGTTCGCCTTCCGGAATGGGGCAAGGGAAGTAGACATGATGCACGAAACCATGGAGGTTTTGTACAAGTCCGACGACGACGATGGCGACTACCACGCCGTTCAGATCCCGTTCAGTGAGGACAGTGACTTGACCATGTGGATTATGGTGCCTCGAGAATCGAGTAACTTCTTGTCGTTGGTGAATTCGCTTTCCGCCGATTTGCTGGAAGACATGGAAACCACGGCGATTCCCAAGACTGTTGATTTGTCCTTGCCCCGGTTTGAAATCCGGACCAATCACGTGACGACGAAAGTTATTGAAAAACTGGGCCGCGGTCAATTGTTTACGGATAGAgattttaacattttcaaagGCAGAAAATCCGGTCTTGGTGAGCTGGTGCAAAGTACGTTGCTGAAGTTGGACGAAAGAGGAACTCATTCAGCAGCTGCGGCTTCTTCGGTCTCTC CAGCTGCTTCGCAGAATCGTGCCAGGAATGTCAAATTTGTTGCAAATCTACCGTTCGTTTTCATCGTTAAAAAGATTTCATCCGATACGATCATTTTTATTGGTCACTATTCGAACTACAGTTag